The following DNA comes from Streptococcus pasteurianus.
TATCAATTACCGACAACACCGAGCTCTTATCTCTCAAACGACAATGTCAAGAATATCTTCAAATACACCATGACATACCGATTCAACAACTTCTTGACAGACTAACTGTTACTATCCACGTAAGAGAATTTAGTGGGGAATCAAAAGATACTACCTTTCAAGAAAAAACTCAGAAAATTTGGTATTATCTTGAAAAACAAAACACTTGGTATCAGAATGATTTCAAATTACTATTAACAATTCTTTACCATTTTCCACTAGAGACTCTGAAAACAATCACTCCCAAAATTTTAACTAACTTAGTCAAATACACCGACCTTTACAACATCAAGCCGTTGCAATTGACCTTGTTAACCAATCTCGCAAGCATTTATCTGGACAATCATCAAACCAAAGAATGTGAAACATTTTCTCTAGAAGCCCTAAAACTTGCTAAGGAATTAAAACGCTATGACTTTTTAGGAATTGCGCAAGTCCGCCTTGGCAGTTGTCGTGATGATAATAGCTTAATTGATAAAGGAATGTCTCTACTGCACTTAACCGAAAAAGGAGAAAAGATTTTTGAAGCACTTGAACAAGAAGTAGCAAAGCACAAGTAAATTTAAGCATATAAAAGCACTCCCCAACTGATAAGTTGAGGAGTGTTTCATGTGAAACAATAGCCAAAAAAGCTTTAAATTAAGCTTTCATCAACATTTTAAGGCTTGATTTGATGTATTGTTCTGCTGTTTCATTTGTTCCTTCAAAGAACTTACGAATTTTCTTGAGCTCTGCAGCTTTATAGCCAAGTGCCAAAAGAGCTTCCATAGCTTCCTCAAGCTGCTCGTTTGTAGCTGTTTTTGTCTGAGAAGCTTTGCCATTTTCCACCGAAACATCGACAAATTTTCCTGCTAAATCCAAGACCATTTGTTGAGCTGTCTTTTTTCCAATTTTTGGAAATTTCATCAAATACTTGATATCACTAGTGTCAATCGCATTGACAAGCCCTTCATTATCATCAACCGCAATAATCGCTAGCGCAGTTGTCGGACCAATCCCAGAAACTGAAATCAAGTTAAGAAAAACAGCTTTTTCATCTTCTGTGTGAAAACCAAATAACAATTGCGCATCTTCACGAATGACTTGGTGTAAATAAATCTGAACCTCTTGGTTGACAAGGTCTGAAAAACTGTATGGGTTAGCAACGTTGACAATATAGCCCAGCCCTCCAGCCTCGATAACAATGTATTTGGCGGTAATTTTAGTTAATTTTCCTTTGATATAATCATACATCTTAGTATTTTCCTAACTCTCTTAAACTTGTGTGATTTTCTTGAATACGGCGGAACATTTTTTCCATGTCAGCTTTGGTAAAGTTGACAAGAACTGGACGTCCATGTGGACAGTTATAAGGATTCTTACATTGTGATAACTGAACCAAAAGATGTCGGGCGGAATAATCATCAAGAATGTGATTCGCTTTGATTGAGCGTTTGCATGACATCATGATTGCCAATTCTGCACGATATTTCTTCACCGATACTTCATTTGTCAACAACAGCATATCACACATCTCATAAACAGCCGTCTCAATTTCCTCTTCTTTCATCCAAATTGGGTGTTCACGGAGAATAAAAGTGTTGTTTCCATATGGTTCTAGATAAATACCAACTTGATTTAACAGCTCCATTTTTTCTTGCAACTTAATAAAATCAGCTCCAGAAAACTCAAAAAGGTATGGCATGAGAAGCTGCTGTAAAGAGCTGTCAACGTCGCCGATTTTCTCACGATAATATTCATATTTAACACGTTCTTGAGCAGCGTGTTGGTCAATGATATAAAGCCCACCATTTCCCTGTGCAAAAAGATACGTTCCGTGCATTTGTCCGAAATAATCTAATTCTGGGAAAGTTGATGACTCCTCATTATCAAGACTTTCAATCATCTTATTGATTTTTGTCTTGTTTTTAAAATCGAGATTATCATGTTCATCATCTTGATTATCTACTTCGGAACGCTGCGCATATTTCACTGATGTTTGTTGCTTGTCAACTTCCTTGACAGAGTTGTCAACCTCATTGAATAACTGTACTGGTTGCTCTTCAACCGTATCTGACTTAACAAAGAAATCACGACGTTCTTTATCATAATAAAGGTCTGTTTGTTTCAACGGCAAGCTCGTTTGCTCTGGTTTCGGAAGCCCACGTGTGCTTGATTTCGCCAGATTTTCTAGAGCATCAGGTATCAAATCTTGCTCACGCAGACTCTCTGCAATAGCAGAGCTGATTAAGCTCATTAATTCTTTTTCCTTTGAAATACGAACTTCTTGCTTCGTTGGGTGAACATTGACATCAGCTAAATAAGGGTCGATTTGAATGTCGATAACAGCAATCGGAAAACGTCCCACCATCAATTTTGAACCATAACCGTCCAAAATCGCACGATTGAGCAAAAAGTTTTTAATATAACGACCGTTAATCAAAATCGTAATATAGTTTCGGTTCGCTCGTGTCAATTCTGGCAGACTAATGTAACCAGACACTTCAAAATCGAGGTCAGCATTCGAAATCTCAATCATTTTTTTAGCCGTATTAAGCCCATAAATACCAGCAATTGCTTGTCGCAAATCACCAGTACCAGATGTTGTTGTCATTTGACGACCATCATTAATCAAGCTAAAAGCTACCTCTGGGTGCGCCAAACTCAAACGATTCACCACATCAACAATATGAGCTAATTCGGATTGGAGACTTTTCATGTATTTAAGACGTGCTGGCGTATTATAAAAGAGATTTTCAACCGTAATTTTGGTTCCAACGGGTGTAGAAATCGGTTCTTGTTTTTCGATTTCACCACCTTTGGCTACTAGCAATGTTCCATAATTTTCATCTGCCGTTGCTGTTTTGACTGTAAAATGACTAATGGAGGCAATTGACGGTATCGCTTCACCACGAAAACCTAACGTCCTAATACGGAAAAGGTCAGCTTGATTTTTAATTTTACTTGTGGCATGGCGGTGCAAACTTAATGCAACATCATCTTGAGCAATTCCTTCGCCATTATCTGTCACTTGAATTTTCTTTAAACCAGCTTCTTCAATTTCAATGGTGATTTGGCTGCTCCCTGCATCAATCGAATTTTCCACCAATTCTTTGACAACGCTAGCTGGTCGTTCAATAACTTCACCCGCTGCAATTTGGTTAGCCAAAACCTCTGGCAACTCAATAATTTTACTCATGATTTATTTATTAGCAAGCCTTTTAAAGGCAGCCTTATTCCTTTCATTCTTGCTTGTTTATCCTCTATTATAACACAAACTAAAAAGCAATCTTCTTTAAGACTGCCTCTTATTGTTACAACATATTTTTTAATTCATAAATAACATTCATGGCTTGCATTGGTGTTAAATTCATCAAATCAACTTTTTTGAGTACTTTAATCACTTCTTGATTAGATGAGTCATCAGCAAATAAACTTAGTTGCTCTGCCACTGGTTCTGCTACTTCTGATTTTATAGTAATTGGCTCAGCTTCCACCTCAGGGGTCAATTGAAGCTGCGCAGCACCTGATTCTAAATTTGTCAAGATACTGTCCGCACGTTGTAATAATTCTTCTGGTAAACCAGCAATTTTTGCAACATGAACCCCGTAAGATTTGTCTGCTGGACCTTCTGCAATTTTATGAAGAAAAGTCACATCACCATTTTTCTCAAGAGTCGCAACGTGAACATTGACAAGATGCGTCAAGATCGTTGACAAAGCTGTCAACTCATGATAATGGGTTGCAAACATGGTCTTTGCACCAATATGATCATGGATATATTCAATGATTGATTGCGCCAAAGCCATACCGTCATAGGTTGCTGTACCACGACCTAGCTCATCAAAAAGAATCAAGGATTGAGAACTTGCACGTTTGATAGCTTGGTTAGCTTCCATCATTTCCACCATAAACGTTGACTGTCCTGAAATCAAATCATCTGCCGCACCAATACGCGTGAAAATCGCATCAAATACTGGTAAATTGACACTTTCAGCAGCTACGTAAGACCCCATTTGAGCCATAATAACGGTCAAGGCAAGTTGACGCATATAAGTTGATTTACCACTCATATTTGGACCAGTAATTAGCTGAATGTTGATATCGGCATCAAACGTAATCGTATTAGGAATATATTCTTGCGTTCCCATGACTTTTTCAACGACCGCATGACGACCTTTTTCAATTTTAATCTCATGGCTATCGTTGAATGTTGGACGAACATAATGATTATTTTCTGCAACAACGGCTAAACTTTGTAAAACATCAACGGTTGAAAGCGCCTTAGCCAAGTCTTGCAAACGAGTAATGTAACGCTCAACTTGTCCGCGAACGCGCATAAAAATATCATATTCTAAGCTTGCTGATTGCTCACGCGCCTCCAACATCTCACCTTCAATTTTAGCCAATTCTGCCGTTCCGAAACGCTCTGAATTTTTCAACGTTGCCTTGCGGAAGAAATAATCTGGCACTAGAGAGAGATTGGAATTTGTTACATGGAAATAGTATCCATCTTTTTTATTATAATCAATTTTTAGATTGGTAATCCCACTTGCAGCACGTTCCTTAGTTTCAACTTCTGCAATCCAACTAGTCCCCTCGCGCATAACCTTACGGTATTTATCCAAAATCTCATCAAAACCTGTACGGATAATGCTGCCTTCTGTGATAACAGCAGGAGCATCTGGGTCAATAGCTGATCGAATCAACGATTCTAGTTCTGGCAAAGTGTCAATGCTATTGACAAGCTTGTCAAGGTGAGGGCTTTCAAACGATTCTAAAATCGCCTTAATCCTTGGCACTTGTGCCAAGGTATGACCGAGTTGTAATAAATCTTTTGGATTAGCTTTTCCAAATGACACACGACTCGCTAGACGTTCAATATCATAAACACCTTTGAGACTATCCGTCAAATCACTACGCTCAAAGAAATTATCTAGGAAAACTTGAACAATATTTTGGCGCTCTTCAATCTGTGCTTGGTTCACCAAAGGACGGTCAATCCAATTACGCAACAGACGCATTCCCATAGCCGTTTTAGTTTCATCTAGTAACCAATAAAGGCTACCATGTTTTTTACTTGTTCGAGCATTTTCTAATAAATCCAAACTAGATTTTGTCGTGTAAGACATTTGCAAGTAATCTTTGATTTCATAATGAACCAATTTTTGCAAATGGCTTAGCTCACGTTTTTGCGTTGTATGAACGTATTGTAGCAATTTTTCAGCTGCTGAAATTTCTAAGGCTGTTAAATCTGGGTCGATTAAATGCACATCTTCATAACGTTCTTGTTCAAACGATAAGAGTAAATTTAATTGTTTGACTAAGCTATGTTGCTCTGTTTCAGAAAGCTCATAACCAACAACGATTTCACGCGCTTTAAGGTTCAGAATTTCACTTCTAAGGCTTGTAAAATCAGAAAGACTTGTTGAGAAAAATTCACCTGTTGACACATCCATATAGGCTAGCCCAAACGTTTTGCCGTCAGAATCAATAGCCACCAAGAAATTGTTAGCATTATCTGGTTTAGAGGAATCAACAGCTGTCCCTGGCGTAATCACTTGAACGACTTCACGTTTAACCACACCGACGGCTTGTTTTGGGTCTTCCATTTGCTCAGCAATTGCCACCTTGTAACCCATTTCCACTAATACATCAATGTATTGTTGCGCAGAATGATAAGGCACACCTGCCATTGGAATTGGGTTGTCAGCATTTTTATTACGACTAGTTAAACTAATCTCTAAAATCTGTGCAGCTTTAACCGCATCATCATAAAATAATTCATAAAAGTCTCCCATGCGGAAAAGTAAAAAAGCATCTGGATAATCTTTTTTTACGTCCAAATACTGTTGCATGCCTGGAGAAATTTTATCTTTTGTCATTATTAGTTAACTCCTCGTTAATTTTCGTTTCCAAGTTTTTCGTGATGTATTGAACCAAATCACTAGCATCTTGCATCTTGTTACGATAATCTTTGACAATCGGGAGATCCGATAAGTCTTTTTGTAGCTGGTCAGCTTGTTTTCCTGCTGCTTCTTCAGCCACTAACTTGTCAATCTTGTGATAAAGCACAGCCTCCTGCTGATAAGCTTTCATATCGTCAACAAGACTGTCAAGTTCTGGAAAAGTTTTGATTTTTTGTTCTACTTTTTGAAATTCTTGCACACTATCGTGCTTTTGAATAGCTTGAACTAACTTGTCCACTGCTTGGTCATACTTACTCATAAGCTCGTTGATAGGTCTCTTTCAAATGCTTGGGCAGTCTCTTCATCTTTACAAATAACCAGCAAAGTATCCGCACCTGCCACCGTTCCAAGAATCTCTGGAATGTCGCTACTATCAATCAAGTTTGCCAAAACATCTGCTTCACCAAGATTAGTATGAAGAACAAGCATGAACCCAGCACGAGCAACTTTCAAAATATATGAGCGGATATTAGCACCAAAAGTTGTCTCTGATGTTTCTGATAAACTATAATAAAGCTTACCTGATGAATCACGTAATTTCAAAAGACCAATCTCACGAAGGTCACGTGACAAGGTTGCTTGAGTAACACTAATCCCTTCTTCTTGCAAATGACGCTTGATTTCTTCTTGTGTTCCAATATGACCTGATTGAATCAAACGTTTGATTCGATTTTGACGTTCTATTTTATTCATATAGCTTTCCCTTTGTGTATATTTATCCTTAAAATTATACCAAAAAAAAGAAAATTTTTCATCTCTCTTTTGCGCTGTTTTCCTTATGATAACTTATTTTTTACTGCTTCAAACGTTTTCTTTCAGCTAATCTCGTTTATTTCTTATTTTTATGTTAAAATAATATGACTAACTAATTTAGGAGAAACTCATGGATACAAAACGTACAATTGCTGAACGCATTCAAAATATTGTTCCAGAATTAGACCAAGAACAAATTATTAATCTACTTGAAATTCCAAAAAATTCTGATATGGGTGACCTTGCTTTTCCTGCTTTCTCATTAGCAAAAATCCTTCGCAAAGCACCCCAAATGATTGCTGCTGATGTTGCCGAAAAAATGGATGCAACTGGCTTTGAAAAAATCGAAGCTGTTGGTCCATACATCAACTTCTTCCTTGATAAGAAAAGCATTTCTGCTGATATTTTGGGTCAAGTTATTGCAAACGGAAGCGACTATGCTAGTCAAGATTTAGGAGAAGGTCGCAACGTTGCTATCGATATGTCAAGCCCAAACATTGCTAAACCATTCTCAATTGGACACCTTCGTTCAACCGTTATCGGTGATAGCCTGGCTAATATTTTTGAAAAACTCGGCTATAAAGCTGTTAAAATCAATCACCTCGGTGACTGGGGTAAACAATTCGGTATGTTGATTGTTGCCTACAAAAAATGGGGTGACGAAGAGGCTGTTAAAGCTCACCCAATCGACGAACTCTTAAAACTTTACGTTCGCATCAATGCCGAAGCTGAAACACAACCAGAACTTGACGAAGAAGCTCGCGAATGGTTCCGTAAATTGGAAGCTGGCGACGAAGAAGCTATTTCACTCTGGCAATGGTTCCGTGACGAAAGTCTTGTTGAATTCAACCGTCTTTACGATGAACTTGGTGTTTCTTTTGATAGCTTTAACGGGGAAGCATTCTACAACGATAAAATGGACGAAGTTGTCGATATCTTGACAGAAAAAGGACTTCTTGAAGAATCTCAAGGTGCTCAAGTCGTTAACCTTGAAAAATATGGTATCGAACACCCAGCTCTTATCAAAAAATCTGACGGTGCAACACTTTACATCACACGTGACTTGGCTGCCGCTCTTTATCGCAAACGTACTTACGACTTTGCCAAGGCCATTTACGTCGTTGGTAACGAACAATCTGCTCACTTCAAACAATTAAAAGCGGTCCTTAACGAAATGGGATTTGAATGGAATGAAGATATTACTCACGTTCCATTTGGACTTGTTACTAAAGAAGGTAAAAAACTGTCAACTCGTAAAGGTAATGTTATCCTTCTTGAACCAACAATTGCCGAAGCTGTCAAACGCGCTGAAGACCAAATCAATGCTAAAAATCCTAACCTTGCTGACAAGGAAGCAGTCGCTCACGCTGTTGGCGTCGGCGCTATCAAATTCTACGATTTGAAAACAGACCGTTTGAATGGCTATGACTTTGACCTTGATGCTATGGTATCATTTGAAGGTGAAACTGGACCTTACGTACAATATGCACACGCACGTATCCAATCTATTCTTCGTAAAGCTGAGTTTACACCATCTGTCAACCAAGTTTACAGTCTTGATGATGCTGAAAGCTGGGAAATTGTAAAACTTATCCAAGACTTCCCACGCATCATCAAACGTGCCGCTGACAACTTTGAACCTTCTATTGTTGCAAAATTTGCTATCAATCTAGCCCAAAGCTTCAACAAATACTATGCACACACACGTATCCTTGATGAAAGCCCAGAACGTGATAGCCGCCTAGCACTTAGCTACGCTACTGCAACTGTTCTAAAAGAAGCGCTCCGTCTTCTCGGTGTTGAAGCACCAAACGAAATGTAATTATTTCTTTATAAAAGCGAAGAGAATGAGATTATTTCTCGTTCTTTTTTTCTTGATCTTTTTCTATCAAAATTATAAACTGTAAGCATAACAACAAAGGAGATTTTATTTATGGAAAAAGGAAATCAATTAATGCAAAAACTTAGTAAAGCCTATGCTAGCCTACCAGATAACGAGCCACTGAAAGCAGATATTTTTGCAGTAGCGCAGGATTTAGAAAAAAATGAAAATGACCAGTTGGCACGTACAAAACTGGCACATGCCATTTCTCAACATTTACTAACACATCATCTCAAAACAGAATCTGAAATCACAGCACTTTACAACGAAGTTGCTGACAGTCCTGAAAAATATAAAGGGAATGCCGCTTTAGCTATCATGCTAGGTAGCCTATTTCACCCCTAACAAAAAAGCCGTGTTAAACGGCTTTTTTCATTTGTCTAAACTCATTTTTTCTGAGCATTTAACCAATCAAAAATGTTATCATAAGCTGTTCCGTCAACTTTTACGGTGCTTATTCCACCATTAGTTTTATTGCTTGGTGAAAAACCTGAAAGGTCGTCAGCCTCTTTAATATCAGAAACGCTTTGTACACCAGACACCTTATCATTGAAGAAATACGTCCATGACCAATGTCCAAGATAAGAGGTATCTTTCATGTCTGAACCTTCAACACTTTCATAATATGAGAACCATTTATTCGTTGCTCCGCTATTTACTAAAGCTTTATAGATTGGTAAAGAATAATCGCTTGGATTGACAACCGTATCATTAGCGGCATGGATAAACCAAATTGGAATATCTTTAAGCGCAGCAATTTTATCCTCGTCAAAGTAGATATCATCTGTTTTGACAAATGCTGTGCCAGACAAGCTTGTATCACTAGGAACAGTTGTATAAGTACCGTCCTCATTACGCTGATATTGATAGTAAGAATAGGCTGCCGCCTGCGGAACAAGCGCTGCAAAATAATCTGTATTATTGATAGCTAAATTAAGCGTCATGTAACCACCATTTGAACCACCAGTTAAATAAATACGGTCTGTATCCACATCTGAATGATTCGAAACGTAATCCTTAATAGTATCCATGAGTACCTCTGTGTAGCGAGACACACCTGCCCCCGCTCCATTTGTACCATCACCCTCATCCATCCAATACGTTGGAGTTTGAACCGCTAAAACATAGACTCCCATTTGCTTACCTGCTGTAAAATGTGATTGGATATCATCCTTAGCAAGCGCTACAACTTCATTTCCCAACAATGTAATATCGGTATCTGTACCGCCTTCGCCTTGCCCATGTAGCCAGATAATCAAAGGATTTTTCTTTCCATTTTTCAAAATTTCTGGTTCATAAGCGGCATATTGAAGGGTGAGTTCTTCATCTTGATTGGTCAACGGATTCGTGTAAGTTCCAGAATAAGACCCACGATTGCTAAATGCTGCTACATCTGTTGAAATGCGATTGTTAATAGCGTTGCTCTCACTGTCAAGCTCGCTTTCTTCGCCGTTTACAGTTACTGTCAACCCTTGAATTGAAACCGTGTAATCATCTACCCATGTATTATGGAAATTCTCCATGTTGTAAAAGAAAGGACTGGCAACACCAGAATTTGATTCGGTGTCAAAAGTAACTGGCATTTGAATAGTGATGTACTTACTATCTTTGGTAACTTTTTTTCCATTTTTATCAGATAAATAAACCTTGCTGACTTGGCGTTCTGTACCTGCCGTTGTAATAGTGACATTTTCTTTTGATACTTTAGAGACTTTACTGTCTAACTTTACAACAACTTTTGGTACTGCTGGACCAAACTCATACCCCTTTACAACAATTGATGTTTTAGCAATAGTAACATCAGTGTCAGCAGATACAACTTGACTTCCTGCAAACACTCCCAAAAAACTAACAGCACTCAAAACGATTCCCTTTGAGAGTGATTTTTTCATACTTATCTCTCCCTCTAAATTGATAATATCCTAAAAAGTAGTAAAGTGGGTATGACACCCACATAGTTACTATTTTTCATAAAGTTTTGGTATTTTTGTAAATTGTGTCAAAACAAATCCCAAGATAAATGAGATAACGATTGAAGCAATGAAGTACCAAACATTATTAGTATCACCAGTCATACCTGCAGGCAAGATATATGATGGAATGGCAAACAATCCCATACCTCCCATCGTATAACCAGTAACATTAAAGAAACCTAGGAAAGCCCCTTGAATCGCACCTGCAATACAAGTCATGATAAATGGCGTGCGCATTGGAAGAGTAATACCATAAATAGCTGGCTCAGTAACACCAAATAAAGCAGAAATAAATGCTGGGATAGCTAATTGTTTTACCTTATCTTCCTTAGTTCTTAAGAAAATATTGAGTAGTGATCCAGCTTGAGCAAAACAAATTGAAACTGAAGCTACAAGGAGAGTACTATAACCTTTTGTTGCAAAATCCAAAATAGCAATCGGTACAAGTCCCCAGTGAAGACCAAACATAACAAGTACTTGCCACAATGCCCCCAAAATAAGCCCAAAAACAATTGGATTGAAATCATAAATTGCTTGGAAAACAACACCTACAAGGTCAGATGCCCAAGTCATCAAAGGTCCAATGATGATGAAAGCAAGTGGTACTGTAATTAGCATCACAAAAAATGGAACAATGAAAACTTTAACTACATCTGGAATGATTTTATTAAAGAACTTTTCAAGTTTTGCACCAGCAAAAATAGCTAACAAAATAGGAAGGACAGTTTGAAGATAACTTGATGCTGGGAAAATGATCGGTAATCCAAGAAAAGTTGCATAAATATCTGACTCAATGACTGTTCCTTTGAACAACGTATAAAGCGGAGCATCACCCGTAAAACTTTGAGCAATATCAGGATAAACCAAAGCAAATGCAATAGCCATTGCTGTAAATTTGTTCATCTTAAAACGATTAGCTGCATTATAAGCTAGAATAATTGGCAAGAATTGGAAGAAACCATCCCCAACCGCATTTAAGACGATGTAGGCTCCATCGGTTGTCGGAACCCCACATGCTGTCATCAAAGCAACAACACCTTTTAACATACCTGCTGCTGACAAAGCTCCCAGCATTGGTTGGAATAGGCTTGATACTAAGGCAACAAATTGATCAAAAAGGTTTCCTCTAGGATGGGTATCCCTTTCATCAATATCTAAACTACCACCAGCTGCTAAACCACCAACTTTGATAACTTCATCATAAACATCTGGGACGTGATTACCTATAACAACTTGATACTGTCCTCCTGCCTTAACAACAGTTACAATACCATCACGCTGTTTAAGATAATCATCGTCAGCTTTTGATTCATCCTTCAAATCAAAACGAAGACGTGTAACACAGTGTTTAAGACTATTGATGTTTTCTTTACCACCAACATGTGCGATAATGTCTTTTGCCAATTCTGTATATTTTGCCATACGAATAAGCCCCTTCTCTTTTTAGTTATGTTTCGAGCCATAAGAAAAACCTAAATAAATACCAAATAAGCCTGTGAACAGTGCGTCTCACAATCCTATTTCTGTACCTATTTAGGTTTTGCCTGTTTGACCAGTAACAATCCTTACAAAGTTAATCATATCACAAAAAAATATATCAGCAAGCGTTTTCAATCGTTTTAGTAATATTTTACCAATTTTCCAGATTATAATA
Coding sequences within:
- a CDS encoding helix-turn-helix domain-containing protein; translation: MRWVFGKVYKDIRQSKGLTQEEICDDMLARSTLARIEGGQVIPKFDTFIFLLQQINMNLEEFEYICNVYQPSERQKLLNIANNNLSITDNTELLSLKRQCQEYLQIHHDIPIQQLLDRLTVTIHVREFSGESKDTTFQEKTQKIWYYLEKQNTWYQNDFKLLLTILYHFPLETLKTITPKILTNLVKYTDLYNIKPLQLTLLTNLASIYLDNHQTKECETFSLEALKLAKELKRYDFLGIAQVRLGSCRDDNSLIDKGMSLLHLTEKGEKIFEALEQEVAKHK
- the ruvA gene encoding Holliday junction branch migration protein RuvA, whose protein sequence is MYDYIKGKLTKITAKYIVIEAGGLGYIVNVANPYSFSDLVNQEVQIYLHQVIREDAQLLFGFHTEDEKAVFLNLISVSGIGPTTALAIIAVDDNEGLVNAIDTSDIKYLMKFPKIGKKTAQQMVLDLAGKFVDVSVENGKASQTKTATNEQLEEAMEALLALGYKAAELKKIRKFFEGTNETAEQYIKSSLKMLMKA
- the mutL gene encoding DNA mismatch repair endonuclease MutL, with protein sequence MSKIIELPEVLANQIAAGEVIERPASVVKELVENSIDAGSSQITIEIEEAGLKKIQVTDNGEGIAQDDVALSLHRHATSKIKNQADLFRIRTLGFRGEAIPSIASISHFTVKTATADENYGTLLVAKGGEIEKQEPISTPVGTKITVENLFYNTPARLKYMKSLQSELAHIVDVVNRLSLAHPEVAFSLINDGRQMTTTSGTGDLRQAIAGIYGLNTAKKMIEISNADLDFEVSGYISLPELTRANRNYITILINGRYIKNFLLNRAILDGYGSKLMVGRFPIAVIDIQIDPYLADVNVHPTKQEVRISKEKELMSLISSAIAESLREQDLIPDALENLAKSSTRGLPKPEQTSLPLKQTDLYYDKERRDFFVKSDTVEEQPVQLFNEVDNSVKEVDKQQTSVKYAQRSEVDNQDDEHDNLDFKNKTKINKMIESLDNEESSTFPELDYFGQMHGTYLFAQGNGGLYIIDQHAAQERVKYEYYREKIGDVDSSLQQLLMPYLFEFSGADFIKLQEKMELLNQVGIYLEPYGNNTFILREHPIWMKEEEIETAVYEMCDMLLLTNEVSVKKYRAELAIMMSCKRSIKANHILDDYSARHLLVQLSQCKNPYNCPHGRPVLVNFTKADMEKMFRRIQENHTSLRELGKY
- the mutS gene encoding DNA mismatch repair protein MutS; translated protein: MTKDKISPGMQQYLDVKKDYPDAFLLFRMGDFYELFYDDAVKAAQILEISLTSRNKNADNPIPMAGVPYHSAQQYIDVLVEMGYKVAIAEQMEDPKQAVGVVKREVVQVITPGTAVDSSKPDNANNFLVAIDSDGKTFGLAYMDVSTGEFFSTSLSDFTSLRSEILNLKAREIVVGYELSETEQHSLVKQLNLLLSFEQERYEDVHLIDPDLTALEISAAEKLLQYVHTTQKRELSHLQKLVHYEIKDYLQMSYTTKSSLDLLENARTSKKHGSLYWLLDETKTAMGMRLLRNWIDRPLVNQAQIEERQNIVQVFLDNFFERSDLTDSLKGVYDIERLASRVSFGKANPKDLLQLGHTLAQVPRIKAILESFESPHLDKLVNSIDTLPELESLIRSAIDPDAPAVITEGSIIRTGFDEILDKYRKVMREGTSWIAEVETKERAASGITNLKIDYNKKDGYYFHVTNSNLSLVPDYFFRKATLKNSERFGTAELAKIEGEMLEAREQSASLEYDIFMRVRGQVERYITRLQDLAKALSTVDVLQSLAVVAENNHYVRPTFNDSHEIKIEKGRHAVVEKVMGTQEYIPNTITFDADINIQLITGPNMSGKSTYMRQLALTVIMAQMGSYVAAESVNLPVFDAIFTRIGAADDLISGQSTFMVEMMEANQAIKRASSQSLILFDELGRGTATYDGMALAQSIIEYIHDHIGAKTMFATHYHELTALSTILTHLVNVHVATLEKNGDVTFLHKIAEGPADKSYGVHVAKIAGLPEELLQRADSILTNLESGAAQLQLTPEVEAEPITIKSEVAEPVAEQLSLFADDSSNQEVIKVLKKVDLMNLTPMQAMNVIYELKNML
- a CDS encoding YlbF family regulator → MSKYDQAVDKLVQAIQKHDSVQEFQKVEQKIKTFPELDSLVDDMKAYQQEAVLYHKIDKLVAEEAAGKQADQLQKDLSDLPIVKDYRNKMQDASDLVQYITKNLETKINEELTNNDKR
- the argR gene encoding arginine repressor; amino-acid sequence: MNKIERQNRIKRLIQSGHIGTQEEIKRHLQEEGISVTQATLSRDLREIGLLKLRDSSGKLYYSLSETSETTFGANIRSYILKVARAGFMLVLHTNLGEADVLANLIDSSDIPEILGTVAGADTLLVICKDEETAQAFERDLSTSL
- the argS gene encoding arginine--tRNA ligase: MDTKRTIAERIQNIVPELDQEQIINLLEIPKNSDMGDLAFPAFSLAKILRKAPQMIAADVAEKMDATGFEKIEAVGPYINFFLDKKSISADILGQVIANGSDYASQDLGEGRNVAIDMSSPNIAKPFSIGHLRSTVIGDSLANIFEKLGYKAVKINHLGDWGKQFGMLIVAYKKWGDEEAVKAHPIDELLKLYVRINAEAETQPELDEEAREWFRKLEAGDEEAISLWQWFRDESLVEFNRLYDELGVSFDSFNGEAFYNDKMDEVVDILTEKGLLEESQGAQVVNLEKYGIEHPALIKKSDGATLYITRDLAAALYRKRTYDFAKAIYVVGNEQSAHFKQLKAVLNEMGFEWNEDITHVPFGLVTKEGKKLSTRKGNVILLEPTIAEAVKRAEDQINAKNPNLADKEAVAHAVGVGAIKFYDLKTDRLNGYDFDLDAMVSFEGETGPYVQYAHARIQSILRKAEFTPSVNQVYSLDDAESWEIVKLIQDFPRIIKRAADNFEPSIVAKFAINLAQSFNKYYAHTRILDESPERDSRLALSYATATVLKEALRLLGVEAPNEM
- a CDS encoding bacteriocin immunity protein, with protein sequence MEKGNQLMQKLSKAYASLPDNEPLKADIFAVAQDLEKNENDQLARTKLAHAISQHLLTHHLKTESEITALYNEVADSPEKYKGNAALAIMLGSLFHP